CCGACCTCCTCGGGCGCGCCCATCCGCGCCAAGGTGGCCTGCTCGAAGGCGACTGGATCCTTCGGGGGTGTGGCGGCCAGGTGGAGCTGCATCTCGACCCGCGCCGACGTCAGGAAGTCCATCGTGTAGAAGCCCTGGTTGAAGGCCGCCGCCTTCTGGATTTTCGCCAGGAGCGCCGCGGGCATCGGCGTGCCCGTGACGTGGTGGCGCGCGAAGCGGTCGAGCACCTCCGGGGTCGACACCCAGCGCTCGAACAGCTTGCCGGGGAACTCGGCGTAGTCGCGCACCACCCGCGTGCCCGCGAGCGAAGGGTAGGCCACGTTCGAGTTCAGTCCGTGCAAGGCATGGCCAAACTCGTGGAACAGCGTCTGGGCATCACGCCAGCCCAGCAGCGCGGGCGTTCCCGGCGCGGGCTTCACGAAGGGCAGGGCGTTGGACACGATGGGCGTCGTCGTGCCTCGGAACCGCTCTTGAATCCGGAACGGGTCCGTCTGCCCGCCGTTGTATTTCCCCTGCCGCGCGTAGGGGTCGAAGTAGAGCAGCCCCACGTGCCGGCCGCTGGCGCGGTCCTTCACCTCGAAGACGCTCACGTCGGGGTGGTAGACGGGCACGCCCTGGGCGGGCGCGAAGCCGAAGCCGAACAGCTCCCCCGCCAGCCAGAACATGCCCTCGCGCAAGGTGTCGAGCTGCAGGTACGGCTTCACCTCGTTCTCATCGAGGTCGTACTTCGCCTTGCGCACCTTCTCCGCGTAGTAGCGGTAGTCCCAGGGCTGGAGCTTCACCTGCTGTCCCTCGCGCGCCGCGAGCGCCTGCATGTCGGCCACCTCCTCGCGCACCCGGGCGACGGCGGGCGTCCACATCGACTCCAGGAGCGCCATGGCGCGCTCGGGCGTCTTGAGCATGGTGGGCGCCATCTGCCGGTGCGCATACGTGGGGTAGCCCAGGAGCCGGGCCTGCTCCGCGCGAAGGGCCAGTATCTCCGTGATGACGGCGCGATTGTCGCGGGCGTTGCCGCGGTTGCCTCGGCTGTCGTAGTTGCGCCACACCTTCTCGCGCAGCGTCCGCCGGTCCGAGAACGTGAGGAAGTCCGCCACCGCCGACCTCGTGTTGGCCACGACCCACCGGCCCTTCAGGCCGCGCGCTTCCGCCTCGGACGCGGCGGCCCGCCGCAAGGGCTCGGGCAGCCCGGCCAGGTCCGCTTCGCTTTCGAGCACCACGCCTTCCGCCTCGTCGCCCATCACGTTCTGGGAGAAGGTGGTGTAGAGCGCCGCGAGCCGAGGGTTGAGCGCCGCCATGCGCTTGCGGCCCGGGGCGTCGAGGTGGGCGCCCTCGCTCACGAAGCTCCGGCGGTAATAGTCCACGAGCCGTTGCTGCTCGGGTGTCCACTTCGCCCGCTCCGGTGATGCATGGACGGCCTGGACGCGCTGGAAGAGGCGCTCATTTTGCGGCGTCTCGTCCCAGAAGGCGGCCAGCCGAGGTGACATCTCCCGCTCCACCGCCTGGAACTCCGGCGTGTTCAGCAGGTTCGACCACGCGCTGTAGACCTCGTAGACACGGGTGAAGTCGCGGCCCGCGTCCTCGAGCGCGGCGATGGTGTTCTCGAAGGTGGGTGGTGCCTTCGCGTTCGCGATGGCGCTGATTTCGCGCCGAGAGGCCTCCATCGCGACGTCGAAGGCGGGCCGGAACTGTTCGACCTTCACGCGGTCGAAAGGCGGCACGCCCCCGTGGGGGCCCGTCCAGGGTTCCAGCAGCGGATTCGATGGGGCAGGGGCCGCCAGCACTGCGCCGGCCGTGAGCACTCCGAGCAATGTGATTCTGTATCCGAGCATGGATGTAGAATAGGTGTCGGAGCAGTGCTTTATCTATCGAATGAAATTCGACTGGGAGCCCGCAATGACACCCCTCGACCGAATCGATCGCGCGATTCTGACCGCGCTCCAGAAGGATGCGCGGTTGTCCAACAAGGAGCTGGCGGCGCAGGTGGGGCTGGCGCCCTCCACGTGCCTGACGCGCGTGAAGAAGCTGGAGTCCGAAGGCTTCATCAAAGGCTACCGCGCGGAGTTGGACTCGGGCGCGTTGGGACTGGGGCTGCAGGCGCTCATCTCCGTGCAACTGCGGCTCCACGTCGACCACGCCTTCGGCAGCATCGGCGACCACCTGCGCTCGCTGCCGGAGACAGTGGCCGTGTATTGCCTGGGCGGCAGCACGGACTTCCTGGTGCACGTGGTGTGTCGCGACACGGAGCACCTGCGCCGGCTGACCATCTTGTCCTTCACCAACCGTCCCGAGGTGAGCCGCATCGAGACGTCGCTCGTGTTCTCGTACACGAAGCTGCCCGTGCCGGTGGACCCCGAGGAGATGGCGGCGCTGCCCCGGCCCAAATGAGGCAGGGGAGCGGCCGAGGCCCTCGCGTCCCCGCGTCGTCGCGGGCGTCCTCGCTTGCGGACGGTGGCCGTCATTCCCAGTCTGCTGGGGCCGCAGGAGCGGACACGCCGCGAGGAGGGCCCATGGCCACGAAGAAGCGCTCACGCACCGCCACGAAGCCGCGAACGTCCTCCGGGCGCCGAAGCGCCGTCCGGAAGGCGGGGACGGCCAGGCGCGCCGTTGCCCGGAAGACTGCTTCCCGAAGCGGTGGCCGGTACACCGACCCGGAGCTGCGCGAGCGCATCAAGGAGCGCATCCTGCGAGGCAGCAAGGGAGGCCGCGCGGGCGAATGGAGCGCGCGCAAGGCGCAGCTCGTGGCCGCCGAGTACAAGAAGGAGGGCGGTGGCTATCGGGGCGGACGCAGCGGGACGCAGAAGTCGCTCACGTCCTGGACCGCGGAGGCGTGGCAGACGCAAGAAGGCGATACCCGCGCCCGCCATGGTGCCGTCACGTCGCGCTACCTGCCGAAGAAGGCGTGGGAGCAGCTCACCCCCGCCCAGAAGCGCGCGACGGAGCGGAAGAAGCGCGCGGGCTCCCGGCGCGGCAAGCAGTTCGTCCGCAACACCGCGGCGGCCCGCAGCGCGCGCAAGAAGACGACCCGGCGCTGACGCCTGTCACGCGCCGGCGGCGCCCGAGGGCAGGAAGACGGCTTCGTACGCCGCGAGGAGCTCCGGGAAGACGATGCACTTCTGGTGCGCTGGATAGACGCCCGTCGAGTACCGGATGGCCGCGTAGCCGAAGATCTCCGTGAAGAGCGCCAACCGGGCCTCGGCGGGCGCTCGTCGCACGTGGTCATGGAACGCGAGGACCTCGCCCTCCAGTGAGAAGGGGCGCAGGTACAAGGCGTGGGGAATCACATCGTGGGCGATGCGGAAGATGCAGTTCTCCTCCGGCGTCCACAGCGGGTGTTCGCAATGCTCGGTGTTGATTTCGAGCCGGCCCCGCTCCAGGTCCGCGACGATGTCCTCGGGCCTGTCGTAGACGGTGCGCGTCGAATACGTGATGGCGAGGAGCGGCCGCACTGCTTCGTGGACCTCGAAGGCATGTGCGAGCAGCGCCTCCCATGAGCCCGCGGCACCGATGTCCACGCGCCGCGAGTCGGCCGCGTAGGCGTCCGTCACCCGCGTGGCGAAGGCCAGCAGGGCCGCGGGCTGAAAGGCCCACGACGTCGGCTCCGGATAGGGGATGGATGGAAAGCGTGACGCGATGCTCGCGCGGAGCGCGTTCAGCACAGTCATTGGATAGCCCCCCGGCCTTCAATGAGAGGCGAATGGTACAGCGCGAAGGCGCCGCGGTTTCGCGCGTGCGCGTGATTCAGGTGCGGCTGGGCTTGGAGTGTCTACCAGTCGGCGGTCCTTCCCCTGTTCGCAAACGCGCTCACCTTCATCAACGCGGGGGCCTACACGGCCCCGAAGACGGCGGGCATTGGCCAG
This genomic window from Myxococcus hansupus contains:
- a CDS encoding M3 family metallopeptidase, producing MLGYRITLLGVLTAGAVLAAPAPSNPLLEPWTGPHGGVPPFDRVKVEQFRPAFDVAMEASRREISAIANAKAPPTFENTIAALEDAGRDFTRVYEVYSAWSNLLNTPEFQAVEREMSPRLAAFWDETPQNERLFQRVQAVHASPERAKWTPEQQRLVDYYRRSFVSEGAHLDAPGRKRMAALNPRLAALYTTFSQNVMGDEAEGVVLESEADLAGLPEPLRRAAASEAEARGLKGRWVVANTRSAVADFLTFSDRRTLREKVWRNYDSRGNRGNARDNRAVITEILALRAEQARLLGYPTYAHRQMAPTMLKTPERAMALLESMWTPAVARVREEVADMQALAAREGQQVKLQPWDYRYYAEKVRKAKYDLDENEVKPYLQLDTLREGMFWLAGELFGFGFAPAQGVPVYHPDVSVFEVKDRASGRHVGLLYFDPYARQGKYNGGQTDPFRIQERFRGTTTPIVSNALPFVKPAPGTPALLGWRDAQTLFHEFGHALHGLNSNVAYPSLAGTRVVRDYAEFPGKLFERWVSTPEVLDRFARHHVTGTPMPAALLAKIQKAAAFNQGFYTMDFLTSARVEMQLHLAATPPKDPVAFEQATLARMGAPEEVGMRFRMAHFGHVFASNAYAAGYYRYLWADVLAADAYDAFAGKTRPQVRQAANRLRQHVLSVGNTVDPFEGYRAFRGRDADAGALLRERGFPEAPPAAPAEAKPVAR
- a CDS encoding Lrp/AsnC family transcriptional regulator, giving the protein MTPLDRIDRAILTALQKDARLSNKELAAQVGLAPSTCLTRVKKLESEGFIKGYRAELDSGALGLGLQALISVQLRLHVDHAFGSIGDHLRSLPETVAVYCLGGSTDFLVHVVCRDTEHLRRLTILSFTNRPEVSRIETSLVFSYTKLPVPVDPEEMAALPRPK